Proteins from a genomic interval of Mesobacillus sp. S13:
- a CDS encoding peptidase E → MRQIIAMGGGGFSMEPENPLLDLYILSQADTRTPKVCFVPTASGDAENYISRFYNAFENHECSPSHLSLFRPPTRDLEDYVMDKDIIYVGGGNTKNLLALWKEWGLDAIMRKAWQDGKIMAGVSAGSICWFEEGLTDSFGSGLQPLKTLGFLKGSNCPHYDGEKDRRPSYQEFVGCGRMAAGYAADDGAALHYIDEQLIKAVSSRPEAKAYHVWESGGKVQEETVETIYLG, encoded by the coding sequence GTGAGACAGATTATTGCTATGGGCGGCGGAGGTTTTTCGATGGAGCCGGAAAATCCGCTGTTGGATTTGTATATTTTGAGTCAGGCGGATACCCGCACGCCCAAAGTTTGCTTTGTGCCGACAGCCAGCGGCGATGCGGAAAATTATATTTCGAGATTCTATAACGCTTTTGAAAACCATGAATGCAGCCCTTCCCATCTTTCATTGTTCCGTCCTCCAACAAGAGATTTGGAAGACTATGTGATGGATAAGGATATCATTTATGTAGGCGGAGGGAATACAAAGAACCTTCTGGCCTTGTGGAAGGAGTGGGGTCTTGATGCAATCATGCGTAAAGCCTGGCAGGATGGAAAAATAATGGCTGGAGTAAGCGCGGGCTCAATCTGCTGGTTCGAGGAAGGCTTAACAGATTCTTTTGGCAGTGGACTACAACCGTTAAAGACCCTCGGATTCTTAAAAGGGAGTAATTGCCCGCATTATGATGGTGAAAAGGATCGTCGTCCTTCTTATCAGGAATTCGTAGGCTGTGGAAGAATGGCTGCTGGATATGCCGCAGATGACGGTGCCGCATTGCACTATATCGATGAGCAGCTAATTAAAGCGGTAAGCTCACGCCCGGAAGCAAAAGCCTATCATGTTTGGGAATCAGGCGGAAAGGTGCAGGAAGAAACCGTGGAGACCATCTATCTTGGATAA
- a CDS encoding ABC transporter permease, with protein sequence MNNFFIILIHTYMSKLKTKSFLVTTILTAGIMLALTNMTNIIDFFNKGDEADKIIVIDETGQLFEPLKQQMKLVNEELVLEEFDGNEESARKAVEEGEYKGLLQLSLNNEELPAAAYQAMSIADSAVPGDLQAGLQQIKTAMASTQINIAPDQLEELYAPVEFEKSALEEDAKTEEELNQARGLVYVLLFIIYFAVIMYANMIAMEVATEKSSRVMEIMISSVSPIKQMFAKILGIGLLSLTQLAVLLLVGYFSIKQNLESMEGGFFEFFGFGNVAASTIIYAVIFFILGYFLYATMAAFLGSLVSRIEDVQQMITPMTLLVVAGFMMAMFGLGQPEAPFVKYTSFIPFFSPMLMFLRVGMLNIPFWEIALSIGILVATIAFLAVFGARVYRGGVLMYGKSNSFKDIKKALQLTKNE encoded by the coding sequence ATGAATAATTTCTTCATTATCCTGATCCATACATACATGAGTAAGCTGAAAACAAAATCCTTCCTGGTTACCACCATCCTGACCGCAGGGATTATGCTGGCGCTCACGAATATGACGAACATCATCGATTTTTTCAACAAAGGTGATGAAGCGGATAAAATCATTGTCATCGATGAGACCGGCCAGCTTTTTGAGCCTCTGAAGCAGCAGATGAAGTTGGTTAACGAAGAGTTGGTCCTGGAAGAGTTTGATGGGAATGAAGAAAGCGCAAGGAAAGCTGTCGAGGAAGGGGAATATAAAGGACTTCTTCAACTGAGCTTGAACAATGAAGAGCTCCCTGCAGCTGCCTACCAGGCGATGAGCATTGCTGATTCTGCTGTTCCTGGAGACCTCCAGGCTGGATTACAGCAGATTAAGACGGCAATGGCTTCCACACAAATCAATATCGCTCCGGATCAATTGGAAGAGTTGTACGCACCAGTTGAATTCGAAAAATCGGCACTTGAAGAAGATGCCAAGACAGAAGAGGAACTGAATCAGGCACGAGGATTAGTCTATGTCCTTCTTTTCATCATTTATTTTGCGGTGATCATGTATGCCAATATGATCGCAATGGAGGTCGCGACTGAAAAATCATCAAGAGTAATGGAAATCATGATCTCAAGCGTATCACCGATCAAGCAAATGTTCGCAAAAATTCTGGGCATTGGGCTGTTAAGTCTGACTCAACTTGCAGTCCTCTTGCTGGTTGGGTACTTCTCAATCAAGCAGAATCTCGAAAGCATGGAGGGCGGGTTCTTTGAGTTCTTCGGTTTTGGGAATGTCGCAGCCAGCACGATCATTTACGCGGTTATCTTCTTCATATTAGGATACTTCCTGTATGCCACGATGGCAGCTTTCCTTGGCTCACTTGTCAGCCGGATTGAAGATGTCCAGCAAATGATCACACCGATGACACTTCTGGTGGTGGCAGGTTTCATGATGGCGATGTTCGGCTTGGGTCAGCCGGAAGCGCCATTTGTGAAATATACATCCTTCATCCCGTTTTTCTCACCAATGCTGATGTTCCTGCGTGTCGGGATGCTGAACATCCCATTCTGGGAAATCGCTTTATCAATCGGTATCCTTGTGGCAACAATTGCCTTCCTGGCAGTATTCGGTGCTAGGGTATACCGAGGCGGAGTGCTGATGTACGGAAAATCCAATTCCTTTAAGGACATCAAAAAAGCACTGCAACTAACGAAAAACGAATAA